A genomic segment from Tolypothrix sp. NIES-4075 encodes:
- a CDS encoding caspase family protein → MSFIKRRQFLQFSASTLATLGLNQLDIISQGKRYGQVLAQNAPRKLALLVGINEYPNGLALKGCVNDVRLQKELLIHRFGFKENDIKTLTDRQATRKGILTAFEDHLT, encoded by the coding sequence ATGTCTTTCATCAAACGCCGTCAATTTCTGCAATTTTCAGCTTCAACTCTCGCAACACTGGGTTTAAACCAATTAGATATTATCTCACAAGGTAAGCGTTACGGGCAAGTGCTGGCACAAAATGCACCCCGCAAACTAGCGCTATTGGTGGGAATCAATGAATATCCCAATGGTTTGGCTTTAAAAGGTTGTGTAAATGATGTAAGATTACAAAAAGAGTTATTAATTCACCGCTTTGGCTTTAAAGAAAACGATATCAAGACTTTGACCGATCGCCAAGCTACCCGTAAAGGTATTCTCACAGCTTTTGAAGACCACTTAAC